In Erinaceus europaeus chromosome 10, mEriEur2.1, whole genome shotgun sequence, one DNA window encodes the following:
- the LOC103129066 gene encoding olfactory receptor 1G1-like yields the protein MGIRNQTTISDFLLLGFTEHPEQQPFLFGIFLCMFLVTMFGNLLIILTISSDHYLHTPMYFFLANLSFIDTCFSCTIVPKVLVNLQTQCHTISYTGCLMQMYFFMALTLLDDFLLAVMAYDRYVAICLPLHYTIVMSPQCCLLLVTTSWLCAHFLAFSLTLLMSQFSFCASHSIPHFFCDVPPLLKLSCSDIFVFQITMLTEAVLSGIIPLTCVLISYGHIICTILRIPSSGGKYKVFSTCGSHLSVVTLFYGTIFLVYFQPSSSYSADTGMVVSVIYTMVTPMLNPFIYSLRNRDMKGALWRFFGRRKCSSQ from the coding sequence ATGGGAATTAGAAATCAAACCACGATCTCTGACTTCCTGCTCTTGGGCTTCACTGAACACCCAGAGCAGCAGCCTTTCCTGTTTGGGATCTTCCTGTGCATGTTCCTGGTCACCATGTTTGGAAACCTGCTCATTATCCTCACCATAAGTTCAGATCATTACCTCCATACCCCCATGTATTTCTTCCTGGCCAACCTGTCATTCATTGATACCTGTTTCTCCTGCACCATTGTCCCCAAGGTATTAGTAAACCTCCAGACACAATGCCATACCATCTCCTACACTGGATGCCTCATGCAGATGTACTTCTTCATGGCACTGAccctcctggatgacttcctgcTGGCTgtgatggcctatgaccgctatgtggccatctgccttcccctccactACACCATAGTCATGAGTCCCCAGTGCTGCCTGCTACTGGTCACCACATCCTGGCTCTGTGCTCACTTCCTGGCCTTCTCACTCACTCTCCTGATGTCCCAGTTCTCCTTCTGTGCCTCCCATTCCATCCCACACTTTTTCTGTGATGTACCTCCACTCCTCAAACTTTCCTGTTCAGATATCTTTGTTTTCCAGATCACCATGTTAACTGAAGCAGTTCTTTCAGGCATAATTCCTCTCACCTGTGTTCTGATCTCTTACGGCCACATCATCTGCACCATCCTCAGGATCCCCTCTTCTGGAGGGAAGTACAAAGTCTTCTCTACCTGTGGATCTCACCTGTCAGTAGTCACTCTCTTCTATGGAACAATATTTCTGGTATATTTCCAGCCCTCATCTTCTTACTCAGCAGATACTGGCATGGTTGTATCTGTGATTTACACAATGGTCACTCCTATGCTGAACCCTTTCATCTACAGTTTGAGAAATAGGGACATGAAGGGAGCATTATGGAGATTCTTTGGTAGACGAAAATGCTCTTCTCAATAA